A segment of the Aridibaculum aurantiacum genome:
TCCTCCACCTTCATTGTGTGCTGAGGCGTGGGTGTTTATTATAGTGCAAAAGACACCGCTGGCTTTTGCTGATAAGTACACCACTATGGTAAATACTCAAAAGGAACTGAATGTAACGGTGAATGATTTCTTTGGTTATTTCGGACCTGCTTCGGGTGCTATCACTGTTGTATCTGCGCCTAAAAACGGTGCAGTGCAGGTACTTAATAATGGTTCTGCTACTCAAGTAAATAACAGCTTGCGCTATACGCCGAATAATAATTTCAGAGGAACTGATTCTCTTATTTACCAGGTATGCGATGTACAAGGGAACTGCGATACGGCAGTTGTATATGTGCAGGTAGTGCCTGATACAGATGGAGACGGTGTAGCCGATGATATAGATATAGATGATGACAATGATGGTATACCGGATTATTTAGAAGTATGTGGTGCAGGTGCTACTTCATTTGGTTGTACTACTAATAGCAGCGATCCATCGGCTGATGATGACAACGATGGAATCGTAAATTATAAAGATGCTGATTGGTGCACCCTTAATGCAGCAGGTACTTGTGCTTATTTAGATGCAGACAGCGATGGAGTACCAGATTATTTAGATAGAGATAGTGACAACGATGGTATACCTGATGTAATAGAAGCTGGTGGTGTAGATGAGAATGGTGATGGTATCATTGATAATTTCATTGATACCGATGGTGATGGTCTCTCTCAGAATGTGGACGCCAATAATACAGGAGCTGCTGGCAGTGGTCTGGGATTAGGAATGCCTGATTTTGATAGTGATGGATTTCCAAATCATAAAGACCTTGATAGTGACAATGATGGTATACCGGATATCGTAGAAAGCTATGGCATAGATGCAAATAATGATGGTAGGGTAGATGGTTTTGCTGATGCTGATGGTGATGGCTGGAGCAACCAGTACGATGGAGATGCCAATGGTGATGGAATAGTGGAGAACCTGGCTGGTGTATTAATATTAAGTTATGGCGATCCTGGTTATGTAGCGCGTAGCAGCAATCCTGGAACAGGACGTCCGGCGTGTTACCAGCTAAGGGGTAATACCGATGGCCATGGTTTGCCAAACTTCATTGACCTGGATAGTGATGGAGATGGTATAACTGACGCTACTGAAGGTGGGATAGTAGGCGTTACCTACGTGCGCAGCATGATAAGCGGCGGCACTTTCTCACATGGTTGGAGTGATATTGTAAGAGCACTGCCTGCCCTTAACCTGCGCAATACCGACAATGTCGGCAGACCTGATGTTTATGATATAGATAGTGACAATGATGGAATAACAGACAATGCCGAAGGGCAACCTACTTCTAGCTTTGTAGTAGCTACAGAATTAGATACGGATGGTGATGGATTGGTGAACGTGTATGATTTCTATAATGGTATTGGTGGTAATGGCATCACACCTTACGATCATGATGCAGATGGCATACCTGACTATAGAGATACAGACTCAGACAATGATGGAGCTCCGGACCGCAACGAAGGAGATAAAAGATATGAAACGCTTACACAAGAGACCATTGACACATCAGGAGATGTGGACGGTGATGGCTTGATGGACTTCTTCGACATATTTGATCTGCGTGCTCATCCATGTGGCGAAGTGGTAATGAATGTATGTATGAACCAGTTAGGCAATAATGGTAACTGGGATGGCCCTACACCAGGAGGTTCTACAGTACAGTTGGTGCAGTCATCTTCATCGGCAGGAAACCGCGACTGGAGAAACAACGTGATCTTACCATTGAGCATAACCAACTTTAGCGGTACGCTTACAGCCTCTGTTGCTAACCTTGCGTGGAAAGTTTCCAATGAAGAAGGTGTAGATAAATACATCCTTGAAAGAAGCAGCGATGGTAACAACTTTGAACCGCAGGCTATTCGTTTTCCTGCTGGTAACGGCTCAGCCAATTATACTTATGCCGATGACCTTAGTTCATATGCCAATCATATAGTATACTATAGGGTAAAGCAGGTAAATATAGATGGACAGGTATTTACCACCAAAACAATATTGTTCAACCTGAACAAGATGGTGAAGATGGTTATGTCAGTTTACCCTAACCCGGTAAAGGATGTTGCCACAGTTGCTATTACATCTGATGTAAAAGATGCAGGAACTATACTGGTAACTGATATGCTTGGCAAAACCCTTAGCACTCGCCGGGTGAACATTGAGAAAGGCAGCAACCAGTTTACCATTAATGATTTTGGTGCATTGCCGCCAGGTATGTACATGGTACGGGTGATCATGCAGCAACAGACTTTTGTACACAAAGTATCAAAGCAATAAAAGTTCAATTTTTCAGTTTAGTGTCCCTGCAAGTGCAGGGACACTTGCTTTTATAGCACATCCACATTCATGTGTATAGAGTTAATCTTCAACGACGTTAAGTGTAGTATATAATTTTTAATTAAAATCTTATACATAAAAGGCCTTACTGCTACTGATCAGTTTAAAAGCTAATTAAAATCAGCCTCTTATTGATAGTTACAGGGGGCTGAACCTATGTTTGCACACCAAAATCAGAAAAGATTCGTTGTAAAGCAGTGAAAATAGCTGGGAGTGACGGTAATCAAATGCCGCCACTAACTGTGATTATAGAAAGCTTTGATTTGATGTTGCAAGAAACGGCTATGTCGTTTTGTATTCTTCATTTTTATAGCCCTCTATACTAGTAGCAGAAGTTTTCGTGGTTTAATGATGAAATTTTCCTAGGTCAAATACCCCTTAATAAAATGAAGATGCTTTCAAAGTACAACCTTCAGCTGCCTGTGAACCAGGTGCGGCTAAAGCGTTGCATTTTTCTTGTATTGTGTTTTTTGTTTGTATCTGTATCTACAGCAATCTCTCAAATTAACAGCAATGGATGTGTAGCTGCAGATGTGGGCATCAATGCCACGCTGTATGCTAACAGCACCTTTACATCAGGTACAGTTATACCTCCGGCAGGTAATGTAGATTGGTTTAGAAATTCTACCGGTAGAAACATCATCGACCAGACGAATGTATCGGTAATTCAATCCCTGCTGCAGAACAATGCCAACCCGATTTACGAGCGCCGCCAGAATGGTGGCATTGGTGCTTATGCTGATGAATGGCCTGCAGCTGGTCCTTCTCGTCGTCGTTTCAAGCGGTTGGTAGACGCCGTTTGGGCACGCGATCATTTTGGTGGAACGGGTGGAATAGACCAGACTTCTTTTAATACAGCCAGTAAAAATGGTGAAGATCCTGCAATATGGGATCCGGGTGCCGCCAATGTATTAGGTAAAAATGACCTGATAGATGTGGCGGGGCACATGGTGCGCAATGTAGATTTAGATGCTGGCATCAACGACCTGTGGTTTACAGGACTTATTAATCGTGCCGAACCTGGTGGTGATGCGTATATGGATTTTGAATTTTTTATTGCACCGGTGCGTTTCAACGCAGCTACTAGCAAATTCAACTCAGGTGGTCCACAACTGGGCCATACTGCGTTTACATTTGATGGTGCAGGTAATCTTGTCAACTTGGGAGATATGATCTTCAACCTTGCACTTACCAATGGAGGAACCATTCCTCAACTTGAAGTGCGTGTGTGGGTGAGCCGCCAGGATTACCTTAATACAACTCCTGTGGCTTTTAATTGGGGACCTGAGTTTGACGGTGCCTTCAACGGTGCGCCTTATGGTTATGCTTCTATCATTCCAAAGGCAGCATCTACTATGTGTGGTTTTGTAAATGCAGACGGACAGCTGCCATTGGCACCACCATGGGGTACGCGTAATACAAAATCTAATGTTTACAGCACTACTTACTCCACGCCATATTCTGTTGCTGAAGTAGCACTTAATCTTACTTCTATAGGACTTGACAATTATCTTGTTACCAATGCGGCTCTTGATAGCTGTACGTTTCCATGGCGCACATTCATTGTAAAGACAAGAGCTTCTAACTCTTTTACTGCACAGCTTAAAGATTTTGCCGGACCTTATGCATGGGCTCAGCCTTCTACCGGCATTGTTACCGGCAACGGCACCATCTCCTGTTACAATCCGCGGGTTACGCTTTCTGCCACACCGCTGCGTGATGATGTAACATATACCTGGACTACTTCTAATGGTAATATTGTTGGTTCAAGCACAGGCCCTTCTATACAAGTGGACAAGGCCGGAACTTACCGCGTAACCATGATGCTGCCTACAGGTTGCCCGGTAGAAAGTGCACCTATTACAGTAACCACCGATCCTGCACAACCACAAATAACAGCCGCTACCACTACCAGCACCGTTAGCTGCAATGGCAGCAATGGTACAGTCAACCTGTCTATTTCCGGAGGGGTTCCTCCGTACACTATTGCATGGACAAGAGACGGCGTTCCTTTCGGAACCTCTACACAAACACTTACAGGTTTAGCGCCGGGTACATACGTAGCCAACATCAACGATGTGAATGGGTGTACACGTACAAGCACATCTGCCGTTGTACTTGCTGCTACACCTATCAGTATTACGCCTGCTATCACTCATGTAAATTGTAATGGCCAACGGACAGGTGCTATCAACATTACTCCTGTATCAGGTAATATGCCTTTTACTTACCAGTGGAGCAATGGACAAACCACACAAAACCTGCTGAACGTAGCAGCCGGTGATTATACCCTTACCGTTACCGATGCTACTAATTGTCCTACTACTTATAACTATACCATTACTCAACCTGCTGCTGTTTCTGGTTCAGCAGTTAAAGTAGATGATACAGATCCAAACCCTGCTGTAGGCAATGGCTCTATCACGCTTACTGCTAGTGGTGGTACTGCACCTTATACTTATGCATGGACTGGCCCCGGTGGATTTACCAGCACCAGCAATAGCATCAGCAACCTGCGTGCAGGAACTTATACGGTAGTTATTACTGATGCATTGGGTTGTACCGCTTCTCTTTCACAAGTAGTGTATGAACCTGAAAGCTGTACCGACGGTATAGACAACGATGGCGATGGTCAAACAGATTGTGATGATACAGATTGTACACCTGCTACGCCTGGTGTTATCACCGGTGAGAATGCACCTTGTATCAATCAAAATATCATTTACTCAGTACCAGCAGTAGCAGGTCTTAGCTACCAGTGGACTGTACCGGGTAATGCTACCATCATGAGCGGGCAAGGCACCAACAATGTTACGATCAGGTGGACAACAACAACACCTGGAGTGATATGCGTACGTGCTACCAATGGTGCCTGCTTTAGTGAGCAGAGATGCTATACCGTAAATCCTAAAAATGTACCTCCGGCTCCGTCAGCCATCATCAGGAGCTAATTACCAAAACCGGAGTACTAACAGACAGTGAGAAACATCATGAATAATATTTCTTTTAAATCGTCCCTTGGTTCATCAATGAAAAGCATGCTGCTTTGGCTGCTGATGCTATCATTGACCATCACGGCAAATGCACAGGTTGTAAATAAACGCCTTTACTTAAAGAGCGGCAACGGTCTTAGCAGGGTAATGCCAACGTCCACTACTATTTCATCAACAGCACCATTAATCAAGCAAACAGCTACCATGGTGCTTAATGGAAGTTTTGCAACCAGTAACAGTGGTTCGAACACCGGTTCTTTGGCGAGTACGGCTTTTACACCTTCAGGTACTAACCGCTTATTGCTAATCAGCATTGGGTCAGTTGTAGGAGCTAATAATGCAGTATCCAGTGCAACGTTTGGCGGTGTGGCTATGACTAAACTTACCGAAACGCAAAGTGCTGGTTTCAAAGTAGAATATTGGTTCCTCAAAAGCCCGGCTACCACATCGGGTACTATCCAGATAAACTGGCCTACAGGAAATATTTTAGAATGTGCTGTTGGTTACACCGTAATGAACAACGTGGATCTTATCAACACGTTTGGTGTTCCTGCTAACGCTGCTGGTACAGGTGCTTCAGCTCTTAGTGTACCATCGGCAGCGGGTGATATAGTTGTAGATGCTATTGCTACCAACAGTAATAACTTCACTGTTGGTACAGGGCAAACACAGCTTTTTGCAGCAGGAACAAACAGTGTGAAAGTACGTTCAAGCTGGATTAACGCTGCTACAGGAAATGCTACCAGCACAACTATGAATTGGACCGGCATGAACAGTGCATGGGTTCACCAGGGTGTGGCCATCAAAGGAAACTCTAATGATGCCTCATTTACACAGAACCCTGCTATGTGTTCGCCTTTTGTTATCAGCGGGGGACAGCCTATTACCATTGTTGCGCATGCTGCCGTTGCTGCCAATACAGTTAGTGTGGCCACCGTACCGGTTTCTGCCGAATTAACGGTTGGTGGTACCGTTATTTTCTCTTCTTTGAATGCTGCCAATAGCGGCCTCGGTGCCACCGGAACAACAGGTACGCTCACCTGGACAGGGACTATACCTTCGAACATCATCGTAGCTGCAGGACAGCCGGTAGTACTTACTTTATCGA
Coding sequences within it:
- a CDS encoding SprB repeat-containing protein; the encoded protein is MKMLSKYNLQLPVNQVRLKRCIFLVLCFLFVSVSTAISQINSNGCVAADVGINATLYANSTFTSGTVIPPAGNVDWFRNSTGRNIIDQTNVSVIQSLLQNNANPIYERRQNGGIGAYADEWPAAGPSRRRFKRLVDAVWARDHFGGTGGIDQTSFNTASKNGEDPAIWDPGAANVLGKNDLIDVAGHMVRNVDLDAGINDLWFTGLINRAEPGGDAYMDFEFFIAPVRFNAATSKFNSGGPQLGHTAFTFDGAGNLVNLGDMIFNLALTNGGTIPQLEVRVWVSRQDYLNTTPVAFNWGPEFDGAFNGAPYGYASIIPKAASTMCGFVNADGQLPLAPPWGTRNTKSNVYSTTYSTPYSVAEVALNLTSIGLDNYLVTNAALDSCTFPWRTFIVKTRASNSFTAQLKDFAGPYAWAQPSTGIVTGNGTISCYNPRVTLSATPLRDDVTYTWTTSNGNIVGSSTGPSIQVDKAGTYRVTMMLPTGCPVESAPITVTTDPAQPQITAATTTSTVSCNGSNGTVNLSISGGVPPYTIAWTRDGVPFGTSTQTLTGLAPGTYVANINDVNGCTRTSTSAVVLAATPISITPAITHVNCNGQRTGAINITPVSGNMPFTYQWSNGQTTQNLLNVAAGDYTLTVTDATNCPTTYNYTITQPAAVSGSAVKVDDTDPNPAVGNGSITLTASGGTAPYTYAWTGPGGFTSTSNSISNLRAGTYTVVITDALGCTASLSQVVYEPESCTDGIDNDGDGQTDCDDTDCTPATPGVITGENAPCINQNIIYSVPAVAGLSYQWTVPGNATIMSGQGTNNVTIRWTTTTPGVICVRATNGACFSEQRCYTVNPKNVPPAPSAIIRS